The following are from one region of the Triplophysa rosa unplaced genomic scaffold, Trosa_1v2 scaffold376, whole genome shotgun sequence genome:
- the LOC130550630 gene encoding mucin-5AC-like isoform X1, whose protein sequence is MQIITTSVPITTTDAPTATIPISTTTLPTTTTIPPTNTTHNEPTTTTTSSFTTTPPTTTTTAAPTTTTTASSTTTTAAQTTTTAAPTNTTTAPTTITTAAPTTTTIAPPTTDIPTTTSSAPSTTTTAPTTTTSALTTTMYTPSSTTAALTTTTTDAPTSKTSAPSTSTTEPTSTSFAPTTTTTLPSTLTDLSTTTSTQITTTSLPITTTDAPTATLRITTHSLPITTTDAPTATIPISTTTPPTTTTTPPTNTHNAPTTTTTSNFATTTTTTTVATTTTLQISTYTPTTEAPLPTYTPFLTNTTTSHRTLLLLPTTTATTTTTTIPNFAQKRKKRNAVSLETTGQTYNLQNPRALTTSISQTTPTTLPTTSTPTAIPPTSSTTPPTTTSCSCSTLSTTIISATQHSATTTLRTTSPTTTPSITFSNTKTLPPTTTTPNTSTTNPPAANTTTSSTTVPPTTITAPSTTLPPTATTTPSTTLPSTITTAPTTLPPTTTTTPSTVSPATSTTVVHAFLRIKLFDNLSNLQIKEYLNKVKQ, encoded by the exons ATGCAAATAATTACAACTTCTGTACCAATAACTACAACTGATGCACCAACAGCTACTATACCAATATCTACAACTACTttaccaacaactacaactattCCACCAACAAATACTACACATAATGAACCTACAACTACAACAACTTCCAGTTTCACTACTACTCCACCAACAACAACCACGACTGCTgcaccaacaacaacaacaactgctTCATCAACAACCACAACTGCTGCACAAACAACCACAACCGCAGCACCAACAaatacaactactgcaccaacaacaaTAACAACTGCCGCACCAACAACCACAACTATTGCACCACCAACAACTGATATACCAACAACTACATCTTCTGCACCatcaactacaactactgcaccaacaaccaCAACTTCTGCACTAACAACTACAATGTATACACCATCAAGTACAACTGCTGcactaacaacaacaacaactgatgCACCAACAAGTAAAACCTCTGCACCATCAACTTCAACTACTGAACCAACAAGTACATCTTTTGCACCAACTACTACAACTACTTTACCATCAACTCTAACTGATTTATCAACAACAACTTCTACACAAATAACTACAACTTCTCTACCAATAACTACAACTGATGCACCAACAGCTACTTTACGAATAACTACACATTCTCTACCAATAACTACAACTGATGCACCAACAGCTACTATACCAATATCTACAACTACtccaccaacaactacaactactccACCAACAAATACACATAATGCACCTACCACTACTACAACTTCCAATTTCGCTACTACTACAACAACCACAACTgtagcaacaacaacaactttaCAAATATCAACTTATACACCAACAACTGAAGCACCACTGCCAACATATACTCCATTTCTAACAAATACAACCACTTCACACAGAACTCTTCTTTTACTACCCACAACAACagctactactactactactacaatACCTAATTTTGCACAGAAGAGAAAAAAACGAAATGCAGTTTCACTAGAAACCACAGGGCAAACATACAACCTACAAAATCCAAGAGCACTAACAACAAGTATTTCACAAACAACACCAACTACTCTACCAACAACTAGTACTCCCACAGCTATTCCACCAACATCTTCAACCACTCCAcctacaacaacttcctgtagTTGTAGTACTCTATCCACAACCATTATTTCAGCAACTCAACACAGTGCAACGACTACTTTGAGAACTACTTCACCAACAACTACGCCATCAATAACTTTTTCAAATACCAAAACTTTACCACCAACAACCACTACACCTAATACTTCAACAACTAATCCACCAGCAGCCAATACAACAACTTCATCAACAACTGTTCCACCAACCACTATAACTGCTCCATCAACAACTCTTCCACCAACCGCTACAACTACTCCATCAACAACTCTTCCATCAACCATTACAACTGCTCCAACAACTCTTccaccaaccactacaactacTCCATCAACAGTTAGTCCAGCAACAAGTACTACAGTTGTTCATGCATTTCTTAGGATCAAATTATTTGATAACCTGAGCAATCTTCAAATCAAGGAATATTTGAACAAg GTTAAACAATAG
- the LOC130550630 gene encoding mucin-5AC-like isoform X2, with the protein MQIITTSVPITTTDAPTATIPISTTTLPTTTTIPPTNTTHNEPTTTTTSSFTTTPPTTTTTAAPTTTTTASSTTTTAAQTTTTAAPTNTTTAPTTITTAAPTTTTIAPPTTDIPTTTSSAPSTTTTAPTTTTSALTTTMYTPSSTTAALTTTTTDAPTSKTSAPSTSTTEPTSTSFAPTTTTTLPSTLTDLSTTTSTQITTTSLPITTTDAPTATLRITTHSLPITTTDAPTATIPISTTTPPTTTTTPPTNTHNAPTTTTTSNFATTTTTTTVATTTTLQISTYTPTTEAPLPTYTPFLTNTTTSHRTLLLLPTTTATTTTTTIPNFAQKRKKRNAVSLETTGQTYNLQNPRALTTSISQTTPTTLPTTSTPTAIPPTSSTTPPTTTSCSCSTLSTTIISATQHSATTTLRTTSPTTTPSITFSNTKTLPPTTTTPNTSTTNPPAANTTTSSTTVPPTTITAPSTTLPPTATTTPSTTLPSTITTAPTTLPPTTTTTPSTVSPATSTTVVHAFLRIKLFDNLSNLQIKEYLNKLP; encoded by the exons ATGCAAATAATTACAACTTCTGTACCAATAACTACAACTGATGCACCAACAGCTACTATACCAATATCTACAACTACTttaccaacaactacaactattCCACCAACAAATACTACACATAATGAACCTACAACTACAACAACTTCCAGTTTCACTACTACTCCACCAACAACAACCACGACTGCTgcaccaacaacaacaacaactgctTCATCAACAACCACAACTGCTGCACAAACAACCACAACCGCAGCACCAACAaatacaactactgcaccaacaacaaTAACAACTGCCGCACCAACAACCACAACTATTGCACCACCAACAACTGATATACCAACAACTACATCTTCTGCACCatcaactacaactactgcaccaacaaccaCAACTTCTGCACTAACAACTACAATGTATACACCATCAAGTACAACTGCTGcactaacaacaacaacaactgatgCACCAACAAGTAAAACCTCTGCACCATCAACTTCAACTACTGAACCAACAAGTACATCTTTTGCACCAACTACTACAACTACTTTACCATCAACTCTAACTGATTTATCAACAACAACTTCTACACAAATAACTACAACTTCTCTACCAATAACTACAACTGATGCACCAACAGCTACTTTACGAATAACTACACATTCTCTACCAATAACTACAACTGATGCACCAACAGCTACTATACCAATATCTACAACTACtccaccaacaactacaactactccACCAACAAATACACATAATGCACCTACCACTACTACAACTTCCAATTTCGCTACTACTACAACAACCACAACTgtagcaacaacaacaactttaCAAATATCAACTTATACACCAACAACTGAAGCACCACTGCCAACATATACTCCATTTCTAACAAATACAACCACTTCACACAGAACTCTTCTTTTACTACCCACAACAACagctactactactactactacaatACCTAATTTTGCACAGAAGAGAAAAAAACGAAATGCAGTTTCACTAGAAACCACAGGGCAAACATACAACCTACAAAATCCAAGAGCACTAACAACAAGTATTTCACAAACAACACCAACTACTCTACCAACAACTAGTACTCCCACAGCTATTCCACCAACATCTTCAACCACTCCAcctacaacaacttcctgtagTTGTAGTACTCTATCCACAACCATTATTTCAGCAACTCAACACAGTGCAACGACTACTTTGAGAACTACTTCACCAACAACTACGCCATCAATAACTTTTTCAAATACCAAAACTTTACCACCAACAACCACTACACCTAATACTTCAACAACTAATCCACCAGCAGCCAATACAACAACTTCATCAACAACTGTTCCACCAACCACTATAACTGCTCCATCAACAACTCTTCCACCAACCGCTACAACTACTCCATCAACAACTCTTCCATCAACCATTACAACTGCTCCAACAACTCTTccaccaaccactacaactacTCCATCAACAGTTAGTCCAGCAACAAGTACTACAGTTGTTCATGCATTTCTTAGGATCAAATTATTTGATAACCTGAGCAATCTTCAAATCAAGGAATATTTGAACAAg CTGCCGTGA